The region CGTCAAGGCGGTCGTTGACCTGTCCCAGATGACGGCGGTCTACCACGACGTGCGGCGCGGGGCCTTCGCCGTGGAGCCCGGCGCCCTCGTCGGCGAGGTGGCCGAGACCCTCTTCAAGGGCTGGGGCGTGATGATCCCCTTCACCGGCTGCGCGACCGTCGGCGTCGGCGGGCACATCCCCGGCGGCGGCTACGGCTTCTTCTCCCGCAAGCACGGGCTCAGCGTCGACCACCTGAACGCGGTCGAGGTCGTCACCGTCGACGCCTCGGGCAGGCCCCGCCTCATCGTCGCCACCGACAGCCCGTCCGACCCCGACCGCGACCTGTTCTGGGCGCACACCGGCGGCGGCGCGGGCAACTTCGGCATCGTCACCCGCTACTGGTTCAGGACGCCGGGCGTGACGTCCGCCGACCCCGCCAGGCTCCTGCCCCGGACCGGCAACCAGCGGGCCCGCCTGCTCATGTGGTCGTGGGACGCGATGACCGAGCAGGCCTTCACCACCCTGGTCGGTAACTACTGCACCTGGTACCAGAACAACAGCGCGCCGGGCAGCCCGGCGGTGAACCTGTGGGGCACGCTCACCACCAACCACCGCTCGGCCGGGACGATGATGCTGCTGGCCGGCGTGGACGAGTCGGTGCCGAACGGCCAGGCGATGCTCGACGCCCACTTCGCCGCCGTCACCTCCGGCGTCGGCGTCGAACCGATGGTCGACGTCCAGGAGACCACCGCCTGGCTCGACCCCCGCAACTGGGTCAGCGACCCCGCCGGACGCCAGAAGAACAAGACCGCCGACCTGCGCCGCAGCTACACGCCCGCGCAGATCGCGACGCTCTGGCGGCACCTCAGCGACGACTCCTACTACAACCCCAACGCCCTGGTGAACATCACCGGCTTCGGCGGGCGGATCAACAGCGTGGCGCCCGGCGCGACCGCCGCCGTCCACCGTGACTCCGTCCTGCGGGTCTACTTCACCGCCGGCGGCTGGAGCAGCGCGTACGAGGACGAGACCAACATGGCGTGGGTCCGGAACCTCTACCGGGAGCTCTACCAGGACACCGGCGGGGTGCCGGTGCCGAACGCCGTCAACGCCGGGGCGTTCGTCAACTACCCCGACAGGGACCTCGCCGACCCGGCGTGGAACACCTCCGGCACTCCCTGGCACGCGCTCTACTACCGCGACAACTACCCCAGACTGCAGCGGATCAAGAAGCGGTACGACCCGCGCAACGTCTTCCGGCACGGCCTGTCCATCGGCCTGCCCTCCTAGCACGAAGCACACCCCCCGCGCCCGCGGCGCGAATCCGGAGCCGGAGGATCTCCATGCTCACTCATCCGTCAACCCGGACCGTCTCCGACGGAATCAGGGGCAAGAGCCTGATCGCCCTGTCCGTCGTGGTGGCCTTCTGGGCGCTCATCATGGTCGACGAGATGGTGATCAGCATCTCGCTGGCCGGGATCGGTCAGGCGCTCCAGATGTCCCAGGCCGAGCTCTCCTGGGTCGTCAACGCCTACCTTCTCCCGTACGGCGGCCTGCTGCTGCTCGGCGGCAGAGCCGGTGACATCCTCGGCAAGCGCCGGGTGTTCGTCGCGGGCGTCGCCTTCTACACCGCGGGCTGCCTGGCCCGCGCGCTCGCTCCGGACGCCTGGCTGGTCATCGCGGCCCGGGGAGCCCAGGGCGTCGGCGCGGCGCTCGCCACGCCGTGCGTGCTGGCTCTGATCGTCAGCATGTTCGAGGAGGGCCCGCTGCGCCGCCGGGCGATCAGCGCGTACACGGTCGCGGGCGGCGCGGGCGCGGCCGTCGGGCTGATGCTGGTGGGGCTGCTCGGCACGATCAGTTCCTGGCGCGTGGTGCTGCTGCCCAGCGCGGTCTTCGGCCTCGTCCTGCTGGTGCTGGGCCCGATGGTGATCGCCGAGACACCGCGCCGTCCCGGGCGGTTCGACCTCGCGGGCGCGCTGAGCGCCACCCTGGGCATCGTCGCGATCGTCTACGGGCTCACCACCTCGCAGGGCGGCGACTGGCTCAACGGCTGGGTGATCGGCTCCGTCGTCGCCGGCCTGGTGCTCCTCGCGCTGTTCGTGCTGATCAGCAGGCGGGCCAGGCAGCCGCTGCTCGACCTGAGGCTGTTCACCGACCGGAGCCGCGTCGGGGCCTACCTGGTGCTGATGATCACGCCGGGCGCGCAGATCGGCCTGTTCTTCTACCTCAGCCAGTATTTCCAGATCGTCCTCGGCTACAGCACCCTGACCACCGCGTTCGCCTTCCTGGCCGTCTCCGTCGGCATGACCGGCGCGGCGAGCCTCGCCGTCCGCCTCGAACCCAGGATCGGCGGGCGGATGGTCGCGCTGATCGGCGCGGTGCTGCTGCTGATCTCCAACGCCTGGCTGCTGCGGATGGACATCGGCGACGGCTACTGGACCGGTGTGCTGCCCTCGCTGGTGCTCGTGGGGGCCGGCGTCGCCATGGCGATCATCCCCGCGTTCAGCCGCGCCACCTCGGGCGTCGAGAGCGAGGACGCCGGTGCGGCCTCCAGCGTGGTGAGCATGGTGCAGAACGTCGGGTCGTCCCTCGCTCTCGCCGTGATCGTGGTCATCGCCACCGCGGCGAGCACCCGCGCGACCGAGCACCCGCCGGCCGGCCTCTCCAAGGAGGCCCTCGACGGGTACGTGTTCAGCCAGGGCATGCAGGCGACCTTCCTGACAGGCGCGGGCTTCGCCGTGGCGGCGCTGCTCGCCGCCCTGATCATCGGCAGGTCCCGGACCTCCTGAGAGCCCGCGATGAGCTACCGCCAGCCGCTTGAGGAGACCAGGCTCCTGGAGTCGTTCGCGAACACGATCGACGTCGAACGCGGCGCCGATCTCCTGGAGAGCGTGGAGGGCATGCGCGCCTGGCTGACCGCGCAGGGGCTGCCCGCCAACGTCACACCGCACGACCTGGCCCGCGCCCGCACCCTGCGGCAGGGCCTGCGGGCCCGGCTGCTCGCCGACGGCGAGCCGCCGGACCGCCGGTCGACGGCCGCGGCGAACGCCGTCCTGGACGGTCTCGCGCTCCGCTCCGACGACCCGCTCGCCGCCATCGCCCGCGCCTGGCTCGCCACCACCGCGGGCGGTGAGTGGCCGCGCCTGAAGCGCTGTCCCGACCGGCGGTGCGGCTGGGTCTTCTGGGACGGCTCCCGCGACGGCACCCGCACCCGCTGCTCCCGCCCGCCCATGCTTATCGAACACGCTTATAGGACTACAGTTATATAAACTGTAGTCCTATAAGCGGGGGGCGCACGTGGACAAGCCGGCCGAGATGTTCGACCGTGACTACGAGTGGTCGGCGCTGCGGCGGTTCATCACCGATGAACAGCCCGGCGCCACACTCGGCGTGGTCTCCGGTCGGCGCCGCCAGGGCAAGACCTTCCTGCTGGACGCCGCCTGCCGTGCCGCGGGCGGCTTCTACTTCGCCGCGACCGAGGCGGCGAACGCCGAGTCCCTGCGCCGGTTGAGCGCCGCGCTCACCGCCCATGTCCGGCCCGCCGTCCCCTATCACTTCGCCGGCTGGTCGGAGGCCCTGGACGCGCTGCTCGACCTCGGCGCCGAGCGGCCGACCCCGGTCGTCATCGACGAGTTCCCCTACCTCGCGCGGGCCAACCCGGAGCTGCCGTCCCTTCTCCAGGAGGCGTTCCGGCCCATGCGGGACCAGCGAACCCGGTCACGCACCCGGTTGCTGCTGTGCGGCTCGGCCCTCTCCTTCATGGGCCGGCTGCTGTCCGGCAACGCCCCGCTGCGCGGGCGTGCGGGGCTGGAGATGCTGGTCCGCCCCCTGGACCACCGTCTGGCCGCCGAGTTCTGGGAGATCTCCGATCCCGCGCTGGCCCTGAAGGTCAACGCGGTCGTCGGCGGCACCCCCGCCTATCGTCGTGAGTTCGCGCGGGGTGACACGCCGTCGGGACCGGAGGACTTCGACGACTGGGTGATCCGTACGGTGCTCAACCCCGAGACGCCTCTCTTCCGCGAGGCCCGCTATCTCCTCGCCGAGGAGCCTGACCTGCGCGACAGCGCCCTGTACCTGTCCGTCCTGGCGGCCGTCGCCGACGGCAACGCGACGCGCGGGGGAGTGGCCGGCTATCTGGAGCGCAAGGCGACGGACATCGCGCATCCGATCAATGTCCTGGAGGACGCCGGCCTGCTGCACCGCGACGCGGACGCCTTCCGGGACAACCGCGCCACCTACCGCATCTCCGAGCCGTTGATCCGCTTCTACCACGCCATCATGCGCCCGGTCTGGGACCAGCTGGAGCGGCCCGGCAGCGCCGGACGGGTGTGGCAGGCCAGCCGGCGCCGCTTCGTCAGCAACGTCCTGGGCCCCCACTTCGAGCAGACCTGCCGCGACTGGGCGCTGCACCACGCCGATCCCGACCTGTTCGGCGGCCTGCCCGCCCGCGTCGGTCACGGGGTGGTCTACGACCCGAAGGCCAGGACCGGCCACGAGGTCGACGTGGCCGTGGTCGGCATCGCCGACGGCGGCAAACCGCCGCTCCTGGCCTTCGGCGAAGCCAAATGGAACGACACGCTGGGAATCGCCCACATCGAACGACTCCAGCACATCCGCGACCTGATCGCCGCGTCCGGCCGTTACGACACGACGCGTACCCGTCTCGTCTGCTTCAGCGGCAGCGGATTCAACGAAAAGGCGGTGGCCCAGGCGAGCGCCTCACCTGATGTGCACCTGATCGACCTGCCGGCCCTGTACGGCCGGAGCTGACACGGGTCGGCCCGGCGTGACCGGGTCTGGGCGCGCCCGCCCGCCGCGCAGGCGGCCGACCTGGGCGAGTTCGCCGGATGGGCGGACGCCGAGCGCCTGGTGCTCAACCTCCACCGTGCCTACGCCGAGGCCGAAGGCGGCGAGGTGGATCTCCTCGCCGCCTTGGGCGACGCCGTGACCTGGCACGGCGGGCCGCTGCCGACCTCAGTCCGAGGCCGGCGTCACGACCAGCCCTGCAGTCCGGCTCCGTATGGATAGAGGGGGTTGCCGTAGGTGGTGGGGACGGTCTGGCCCGCGTCGATGCGGGCCCGGATCTCCGACCGCTGGGCGGCGGTCGCGCCCAGGTCGTAGGGGAGGTTCCAGTCCTCGACGGCGTCGGCGAGCACGTCGCCGCCGCCCGGCTTGAGGATCTGGTCGAGGCCGCGTGGGAGCTGCCACGGCAGGCGTCCGCGCGGCGTGTAGTCGCCGAACAGGAGGCCGGCCGTGGCCGGGCCGACCTCCTCACCGCCCCGGTACGTCACCACGATGGCGTCGGCCAGGCCGTTCCACTCGCTGATGACGATGGGCCGGGGGAGGGTCAGCACGACGACCACTGGAATGCCCTGGTTCTTGAAGTTCTGGATGACGGCCAGCTGGTCGGCGGGCAGCTGGGGTTGCTCCTTCACCCAGGCGGTGGCGTGCGTGTAGGTCGGCTCGCCGACCGCCACGATCGCGAGCTTGGGCGAAGGCCCGGTGTCCTGGTAGACGTTGACGCCCGCGGTGGCCGCCCGCGCCTTCACCGCGTCCAGCAACGTCTGCGAGCCGTACTCCTGGTGGAAGAAGCTCGTCCAGATGCAGCAGGCCGATCCGTCGGTGGCCCGCGGACCGGCCACCACGACGTTGTCGCCCGCCTTGAGCTTCAGCGGCAGCACGCCGTTGTTCTTGAGCAGCGTGATGGACTCCCGGGCGGCCTGGTTGGCGAGCGCGACGTACGACGGCTGGTGGAAGCGGTAGGGACCGTTCACCGGGTCGCCGTACGGGTGCTCGAACACGCCGAGCGTGAACTTCAGGCGCAGGATCCGGGTCACCGCGTCGTTGATCCGCGCGATCGGGACGTTAGCGAGGAAGGTCGCCATCGTGAACCCGGTGGCTCCGGGGTCGGCCCCGCCCATCACGTCGGAGCCGGCGTTCGCGGCCTTGACCCAGACCGAGGACGGCAACCAGTCGGTGGTGATGAGACCGGTGTAGCCGAGGGTGTTCCGCAGGTAGTCGAGGATCGGTTTGCTGTCGCCCGCGCCCGAGCCGCCCGGGTCGAGGTAGGAGCTTCCGGCGTACCCCGGCATGATGTTCACCGCGCCGGCCTCCATCGCGGCCCTGAACGGGATCATGTGGTACTTGATCGTCACCGCGTCGTAGGTGATCCCGGCCTCGCCGCCCGCGCCCTCGCCCGGCCAGTGCTTGACGGTCGCCAGCACGGAGGCGGGGTTGAGCTCGGGGCCGCCCTGGAGCCCGGCCACCAGCGCGCGGACCTGGGCGGCCGCGACGTCGGCGTTCTCGCCGTTGCCCTCCTGGATGCGGGGGTAGAGGACCTTGGTGCCGACCTCGGCGAGCGGGCCGAGCACGCCGCGCGCCCCGACCTCGAGCTCCTCGCGGCGCTGCGTGTCGCCGAGCTTGTAGTCGAGCGTGTAGTCCTTGCCCGCCGCGAGCGCGCTCTGCAGGGGATAGGTGGTCTGGTATCCGGCGATGGTGTCGCCCGCCGAGACGGGCGGGATGCCAAGCCGGGTTCCTGACGCGCTCAGCAGGACGGCGTGCAGGTCGTTCGGCAACGCCGGGCCGAAGTGCCAGCCCGAGAGCGGGTAGGTCTGGGCGTTGTAGAACATCTGGTACGCCTTCTCCTCGGGGGTCATCCTGCCGAGAAGGTCGTTGACTCTGGTTTCGACGGGCAGTCGCCAGTTCTCGTACGGCTCGATCGTGCCGTTCTTGTTGAGGTCGCGGGCGCCGTTGACGATCGGGACGCCGTCGGCGACCTGCTCGATGTCGGGCAGGTAGAGGCTGAACGTGCGGATGTTCGACGTCGTCCTGGCGCCCGACCCGCTCACCGCGACGACGAACCACTTGTACGTCCACCGGTCGGGGATGTCCCAGGTGGGCGTGTAGCTCGTGCCGGTCGGCTCGGCGACCTTGGTGTAGAGGTCGATCAGGTTGCCCGAGGCGGTGAAGTCGTAGTCGGTGCGGCTGACGTTCAGCCAGACCTCGTAGCGCACCGCGCCGGAGACGGCCGCCCAGGAGAGCGCGGGCCGCCGGGTGTCGGTGATCATGGCCTTGTCGGCGGGGGCGGACAGCGCGAACTGGCCGGTGGTCGCCGGGGCCCTGGTCGGCGGGGACAGCAGGGGAGCGGTCGTGGCCGCCGTGTCCACGGTGCCGAAGACCTGGAACTCCCACAGCGAGTAGCCGTAGCCCGTCGCGCGGGCCGTGCCGACGAAGCGGACGTAGCGGCCGTCGCCGGTGACGTTCAGGTTCTCGACGCCGCCCCTGCCGCCGGTCGTGGTGTAGATCGGCGTCCACGACGTGCCGTTGGCGGACACCTCGATCCGGTAACCCGTGGCGTACGCGGACTCCCAGTTGAGCGTGACACCGGTGACGTGCCCGGCGCCGCCGAGGTCAACCCGCAGCCACTGGTCGTCGGAGTACTGGCTCGACCAGCGGGTCGTCGTCCGCCCGTCGAGCGCCGCCGCCGGGGCGTTGCCGCCCTCCCAGGACGAGGCCGTCACCTGCTTGTACGCCGAGATCGGCGTCCCGCTCGGCGGCGGGTCGGTGGTGCCGCCGCCGCTGGTGTGGACGGCGAACTCCCACAGCGAGTAGCCCCAGCCGGTGGCGCGGGCGGTGCCGTAGAGGCGGACGTACCGGCCCGAGCCGGTGACGTCGAGGGTCTGCGTGCCGCCGGTGCCGGTGGTCGTGGAGTAGGCGTCGGTCCAGGTGGAGGCGTTGTCGGACACCTGGACCTTGAAGGCCGTGGCGTAGGCCGCCTCCCACGTCAGGACGACCTTGCAGATCGTCTTGGCCGAGCCGAGGTCCACCTGGAGCCACTGCGGGTCGGCGGCGGCGCTCGACCAGCGGGTGCCGGGGTCGCCGTCCACCGCCGCGGACGCGGGCGTCCCGGCGTTCTCGGTGGACGAAGCGGTCGCGGGCCGGTTCAGCGCGCTGTTGGGGCCGGTGCAGCCCGAGGACGTGCCGGCGGTGCCGTAGACCTGGAACTCCCACAGGGAGTAGCCGTAGCCGGTGGCGCGGGCGGTGCCGTACACGCGGACGTAGCGGCCCGAGCCGGTGACGTTGAGGGTCTGCGTGCCGCCGGTGCCGGTGGTGGTGGAGTAGAGGTCGGTCCAGGTGGTGGCGTCGGCCGACACCTGGATCTTGAACGAGGTGGCGTAGGCGGCCTCCCAGTTGAGGGTGACCTGGCTCAGCGTCGCCGCCCCGCCGAGGTCGACCTGGAGCCACTGGGGGTCGCCGAACGCGCTGGACCACCGGGTGCCGGTGTCGCCGTCCACCGCCGCCGAGGCGGGAGTGCCGCCGTTCTCGGTGGATGAGGCCGTCGCGGTCTTGCCCTGCGACAGCAGGACGGGCGCGGCGTGCGCGGGCCCGGCGACGACGCTCGCGAGCAGCGCCAGCGCCACCGCCAGGACGAGAGGGAGCCCGCGCCGGAGCGAAAGGGTGTGCTTCATGGCGTCTCCTGCCTGCGCTACCAGCCGACCGCGACCAGCAGCCACTGCGGGTCGCCGTGCGAGATGAACGAGGACCGGCCCGCGTAGTCGTCGTAGGGGAAGCCGTAGGCGAGCTTGCCGATGGCGTGGTCGTGCCAGAACTTCGCGTAGTAGTTCGCCGGGGCGGCCTTGTAGTAGTTCGCCGCGTCCGACTGCTGGGCGTCGGACAGCCCGGCGACGTGCCGGTTCAGCGCGGCGCACATCTTCGGGGCCTCGGCGAGCGGTCCGGCGCACCCGGTGACCTGCGAGGTCGTCGCCGTCACGCCCTGCTGGGCGGCGTAGCCGGTGAAGTAGTTCGCGTACGCCCCGCCGGGCTGGAAGATCGACGCGCTGCCCGGGGCCGGGATGCGGTACGGCGCCTGCACCTGGGCCAGTTGCTTGAACTCCGCAGGCACCTCGTCGATGAACCGCTGGAAGGTCGCCGCGCGGGACTCGGCGAAGGTGGCGTAGTCCTCGCCGACCGCCACGTCATAGCCGTCGCGGGCGTGCAGGCGCATCGCGAGCTTCAGGCCGAACGCGTCGACCCGGGTCGTGTTGCCGTTGAACACCGAAGGACCGACGGTGAACTCGATGAAGTCGTAGTACTGGCTGTTGGGGGAGCCGAGGTAGAAGTACATCCGGCCCGCCGTGTTGGCCGGCATGTCGAAGTAGGGCTGCTCGGCGATCGAGTGGACCTGGCCGTTGTAGCTCCAGTAGACCTGCGAGTCGGGATACTGGCCGTTGGTCCTGTTGAGGATCTTGACCATGACGACGTTCCTGGCCGCCGGGATGTTCGCGGTGTCGCCCCAGAAGGCGTCGGGCGGCGGGGTAGTCGGGTCGGTCGAGCCGTCCGTGGTGTTCACGGTGAAGCTCCACAGCGAGTAGCCGTACGCGGTGGCGCGGGCGGTGCCGTACACGCGGACGTAGCGGCCCGAGCCGGTGACGTTGAGGGTCTGCGTGCCGCCGGTGCCGGTGGTCGTGGAGTAGACGTCGGTCCAGGTGGAGGCGTTGCCGGACACCTGGACCTTGAAGGCCGTGGCGTAGGCCGCCTCCCACGTCAGGACGACCTTGCAGATCGTCTTGACGGAGCCGAGGTCCACCTGGAGCCACTGCGGGTCGCCGAACGCGCTGGACCAGCGGGTCGCGCTGTTGCCGTCCACGGCCGCCGACGCGGGCGTCGCGGCGTTCTCGGCGGAGGAGGCGGTCGCGGGCCTGCCCTGGGCGGCGTCGGCCGTGCCGCAGGCGGTGCCGGTCGTCGTGCCGTAGACCTGGAACTCCCACAGGGAGTAGCCGTACGCGGTGGCGCGGGCGGTGCCGTACACGCGGACGTACCGGCCCGAGCCGGTCACATTGAGGTTCTGTACGCCGCCGGTGCCGGTGGTGGTGGAGTAGAGGTCGGTCCAGGTGGTGGAGTCGGCCGACACCTGGATCTTGAACGAGGTGGCGTAGGCGGCCTCCCAGTTGAGGGTGACCTGGCTCAGCGTCGCCGCCCCGCCGAGGTCCACCTGGAGCCACTGCGGGTCGCCGAACGCGCTGGACCACCGGGTGCCGGTGTTCCCGTCGACGGCGGCCGACGCCGGTGTGCCGGCGTTCTCGGTGGACGAGGCCGTCGCGGGTTTGCCCTGCGACAGCAGCGCGGGCGCGGCCGTGGCCGGCGCGGACACGGCCGTCGCTGCGACGACGCAGGCCACGACCAGGACCAGCGCGCTGAGCACGGCCGTCAGAGCGCGGCGCGTGCGATGGATCGTCGAACGCTTTCGCATGATGGCGATCTCTCTTCGGGGGGTGAACGGAGACGAGCCCTGACCAGAGAGTGATCGCCTTCGAGACTTAGGTCAATACTTGAATTTAGTGTGCAATGGAATGATCTTGACTCCCGCGGAAAGCGGCGGGTCAACCACCGGGTCGTACGAGGCCGCTCGTGCAATGAGGGGCGGGGCCGTCCGGCTGGTCGGCCGGCCGGCCCCGGGTTGTGTTAAGGCCGTGTCCTCGTCGTGTGGATCGTGGTCACGGCCGGGCGGTCAGCGAAGCTGACCGCGGTGTGAGCAGCTCAGCGGCAGGCGGCCGCGTTGTAGGCCGCGTCGTAGGACGTGGTGACCTGCTTGCCGCCGATCGTCGCGGTGCCCTTGACGGTCACCGTGCCGGCGTCGATCTGGGCGGCCCGGGTGTTGAAGGACTGGTAGGCCTGCTTGCCCGGGGCCACGTCGGCCACGGTCTTGGCACCGTACGGAGTGGTCAGCTCCACGGTCGCCGGCACGTCACCGTTGTTGACGGCCGTGACCGCCAGGTACGCCGAGGTGCCCATGCAGCGGGACGACGCCGTCACGGTCAGCTTGACCTTGGCGTCCTTCGAGCCGCGGACGAGCGTGAAGTCGTCCACGTCGAAGTCGGCCCCGGTGAACACCAGGTAGAGCTTCACGCTCCCGCTGGGGACGTTCGTGAGCTCCGTGGAGACGTCCGCGTACGACTCCCACCCGCCGGTGTTCGGCACGGTGACGCTGCCGAGCACGGGGCCGGTCGGGGAACCGGTCCGGATCTCGAAGCCGCCGCTCGGGTTGGGCGAGGCCACCCGGGCCGTGAACCGGGTGACGCCGGTGAGGTCCACGCCGTCGTACGCCGCCCAGTCGCCGGGGTTGACGTAGCCGAGCACGGTGCCGCCGTGCGCGGGGGCGTGGGGGTAGGTGTCGACGCCGTTCGCCTCGGTCCAGCTCTCGGCCTGGATGGTGACGTCGCCCTCCGCCGGGCCGAGCTCCTTGATGCGGATGTTCCTGAACGCCACCTCGTCGCCGTCGCCGTGGTTCTGGATGCCCACGTAGCCCTGCTGGAGGGACCGCTTGGGATCGGTGTTGACGAAGTCGTTGATCTTCACGCCGTTCAGGAAGATCTGCAGGCGCTCGCCCTCCACGCGGATCTCGTAGGTGTTCCACTGGCCCGGCGGGTTGAGCGCGGCGTCCCTGGCCTTGAGGTCCGCCGACTGGAATCCGTAGACCGATCCGGTGGTCTTCTCCGGGGCGTCCGTGGCGTCGATCTGGATCTCGTAGCCGTTGTCGACGGCCGACCACGGGTCGTCGGAGGCGGGGAAGCCGACGAACACGCCCGAGTTGTCGTCGCCGCGCATCTTCCAGTCGAGCTTGAGCGAGTAGGAGTGGAACTCCTTCGCCTTGTACCAGTACAGCCCCAAACCGCCCTGCGAGGTCAGGGTGCCGTCGGCGTTCGTGAAGCTACCGGGCCCGGCCTGCTGCCAGCCGGTGGTGCTGCCGTCGTAGAGCGTCGTGTAGCCGGTCTCGGGACGGCAGTCGGCCTTGAGGTCGCCCATGGCGTACCTAATGCCGCCGAGCAGGTGCTGCCGGAACTCCGGCTCGGCGAAGGATTCCGCCGTGTGCCCGCCGCCCGTGTAGAACGAACGGCCGCCCTGATACTCCTTGCACCAGGCGATCGGGTGGTCCTCGCCCATCTTGCCGCCGGAGTAGGACTTCTCGTCCAGCGTGGCCAGCACGTGCGCGGTGGTGCGGGCGTTGGAGCGGTAGTCGTACCACTCGTCGGTGCGGGTCCACTGCGAGCCGAGGTGGGCGGTCGCCGGGTGGGCCCGGTCCTCCACCTTCACGGTCGCCTTCTGGACCGCGGGGTGCGAGGCGAACCACGCCCCGACCAGGCCGCCGTAGAACGGCCAGTCATACTCGGTGTCCGCCGCCGCGTGGATGCCCACGTAGCCGCCGCCCGCCTTGACGTACGACTCGAAGGCCGCTTGCTGGGCGTCGTCCAGCACGTCGCCCGTGGTGCTGAGGAACACCACGGCCTTGTACTTGGCCAGGTTCTGGGCGGTGAAGACGGCGGGGTCCTCGGTCGCGGTGATCTTGAAGCCCAGATCCTTGATCGCCTGGATGCCCGCCGGGATCGAGTCGTGCCGGAAGCCGGCCGTACGCGAGAAGACCAGGACCTCGCCCTCGGCGCCGCCGCCCGGGCCCGTCGAGGTCGTCCACTTCTGCGCGTCGCTACCGTCACACGTCTTGATGACCATCTGCCCGGTGGCCGAGCCGTCGAGGCACTTACCGGACTGCGGATTCTTGATCGTGCCGTCCGTCCCGACGGTCCAGACCTGCGCGCCGACATTGGCGACACAGTCCCAGATCTGCACCCGTGTGCCGTCGGCGGTGCCGCCGCCGGACACGTCGAGGCACTTGCCGAGCGAGCGGAGCGTGGAGCCGTCGACGCTCCACACCTGAGCCCCGGTGCCGTTGCACTGGTAGAGCTGCACGTTGGTGCCGTTGGCCGGGTTGGCGCCCGCGACGTCGAGGCACAGGCCGCCGGCGTTGACGACCGGTCCCGGGCTTCCGCCCGCGGGCGGCTCGGCCGTCAGCGTGAAGTCGTCCACGTCGAACAGCGCGCCGTCGTTGCCCTTGAAGAGCAGGAAGAGCTCGGTCGTCCCCGCCGGGGCGTTCGACAGCGGCGCGGAGACGTCGGTGAACGTCTCCCAGCCTCCGGTGACGGGCACGCTCACCTTGCCCAGCAGGGTGCCGGTCGGCGATCCCGTGCGGACCTCGATGGTGCCGCCCTTCCCGCCGGAGGAGACGCGGGCGGCGATCCCCTTGGCCGTGCTCAGCTCGTAGGGCTTGAAGGAGATCCAGTCGCCGTTGTCGATGTCGCCCACGGTCTTGCCGCCGTGCGCCTGCGACTTGCTGATCGGGTTCACGCCGGAGGAGGCCCCGTAGTGCTCGGCCTGGCGGTGCCGCGGCTGCAGGATGTGCTGGGTGTGGGTGGTCAGCCCGCCCTTGTCGGTGTATTCGGCGTCGAACACGGCGAAGATGTTCGCCGCGTCGTCGTGCTCGCCGTCGACCGGGATGGTCAGCTCGCCGGAGCAGCCGCTCTTCGAGCTGATCTGGTGGCCGTGGCTGTCGTGGCCCAGGACGTAGGTCATCTTGACCTTCGCGCAGTCGACGTCGCCGTCCTCAGGGTCGGTGACCTTGATCGTGAAGGGGACCGAGTCGCCCCACTGGAACAGGCTGCCCGCCGTGGGCGTCTCGATGGTCACGGTCGGCGCGGTGTTGCCCGCCGTGACGACCACGCTGGCGCTGCCGCTGTTGCCCGCGGGGTCGCGCACCGTGAGCGTCGCGGTGTACGTGCCGTCCTTGTCGTACGTCTTGACCGGATTCGCCTCGGCGGAGGTGGTGCCGTCGCCGAAGTCCCAGGAGTACGTGAGCGTCGCGCCCTCGGGGTCGGCGGAGCCGGCCGAGGAGAACGTGACCGTGAGAGGCGTCCTGCCCGAGGTCTTGTCGGCCTTGGCCACTGCGATCGGGGAACGGTCACGGCCCTTGATGTACTCGAAGCGATACAGCGCCGAGTTGGCGTCGCCGTTGAAGTAGCCGGTGCCGTAGTCGAGCACGTACAGCGCGCCGTCCGGGCCGAACGCCAGGTCCATCACCTGCGTGCCGGTCCACGGGAAGTCGGTGATGTCACCGCGCGTCCCGTCGGCCCGCACGTCGATCGCCTTGATCCACCTGCGGCCGAA is a window of Microbispora sp. NBC_01189 DNA encoding:
- a CDS encoding FAD-binding oxidoreductase, which produces MTVYNRRGFLAGAAAAGAGLASGVALGGTPASAGTAGLTTGTTAGTRCVPEFGPFVVRPGDPRFDSLRSGHNTRFTGSPDQVTVVGSAEQVVDAVGAAVAAGRRLVARSGGHCMEDFTTTPDVKAVVDLSQMTAVYHDVRRGAFAVEPGALVGEVAETLFKGWGVMIPFTGCATVGVGGHIPGGGYGFFSRKHGLSVDHLNAVEVVTVDASGRPRLIVATDSPSDPDRDLFWAHTGGGAGNFGIVTRYWFRTPGVTSADPARLLPRTGNQRARLLMWSWDAMTEQAFTTLVGNYCTWYQNNSAPGSPAVNLWGTLTTNHRSAGTMMLLAGVDESVPNGQAMLDAHFAAVTSGVGVEPMVDVQETTAWLDPRNWVSDPAGRQKNKTADLRRSYTPAQIATLWRHLSDDSYYNPNALVNITGFGGRINSVAPGATAAVHRDSVLRVYFTAGGWSSAYEDETNMAWVRNLYRELYQDTGGVPVPNAVNAGAFVNYPDRDLADPAWNTSGTPWHALYYRDNYPRLQRIKKRYDPRNVFRHGLSIGLPS
- a CDS encoding MFS transporter codes for the protein MLTHPSTRTVSDGIRGKSLIALSVVVAFWALIMVDEMVISISLAGIGQALQMSQAELSWVVNAYLLPYGGLLLLGGRAGDILGKRRVFVAGVAFYTAGCLARALAPDAWLVIAARGAQGVGAALATPCVLALIVSMFEEGPLRRRAISAYTVAGGAGAAVGLMLVGLLGTISSWRVVLLPSAVFGLVLLVLGPMVIAETPRRPGRFDLAGALSATLGIVAIVYGLTTSQGGDWLNGWVIGSVVAGLVLLALFVLISRRARQPLLDLRLFTDRSRVGAYLVLMITPGAQIGLFFYLSQYFQIVLGYSTLTTAFAFLAVSVGMTGAASLAVRLEPRIGGRMVALIGAVLLLISNAWLLRMDIGDGYWTGVLPSLVLVGAGVAMAIIPAFSRATSGVESEDAGAASSVVSMVQNVGSSLALAVIVVIATAASTRATEHPPAGLSKEALDGYVFSQGMQATFLTGAGFAVAALLAALIIGRSRTS
- a CDS encoding CGNR zinc finger domain-containing protein encodes the protein MSYRQPLEETRLLESFANTIDVERGADLLESVEGMRAWLTAQGLPANVTPHDLARARTLRQGLRARLLADGEPPDRRSTAAANAVLDGLALRSDDPLAAIARAWLATTAGGEWPRLKRCPDRRCGWVFWDGSRDGTRTRCSRPPMLIEHAYRTTVI
- a CDS encoding ATP-binding protein yields the protein MDKPAEMFDRDYEWSALRRFITDEQPGATLGVVSGRRRQGKTFLLDAACRAAGGFYFAATEAANAESLRRLSAALTAHVRPAVPYHFAGWSEALDALLDLGAERPTPVVIDEFPYLARANPELPSLLQEAFRPMRDQRTRSRTRLLLCGSALSFMGRLLSGNAPLRGRAGLEMLVRPLDHRLAAEFWEISDPALALKVNAVVGGTPAYRREFARGDTPSGPEDFDDWVIRTVLNPETPLFREARYLLAEEPDLRDSALYLSVLAAVADGNATRGGVAGYLERKATDIAHPINVLEDAGLLHRDADAFRDNRATYRISEPLIRFYHAIMRPVWDQLERPGSAGRVWQASRRRFVSNVLGPHFEQTCRDWALHHADPDLFGGLPARVGHGVVYDPKARTGHEVDVAVVGIADGGKPPLLAFGEAKWNDTLGIAHIERLQHIRDLIAASGRYDTTRTRLVCFSGSGFNEKAVAQASASPDVHLIDLPALYGRS